The following proteins come from a genomic window of Lolium rigidum isolate FL_2022 chromosome 5, APGP_CSIRO_Lrig_0.1, whole genome shotgun sequence:
- the LOC124656375 gene encoding F-box/kelch-repeat protein At5g26960-like — MNAASARLQRSDPDPLRRAPEAAAMAAESCHSRSISWFVKSCIPADPSRHISVPVPMPVPITAPAGAPSTTTFCCPAQPPPPISSLPDDLILECLVRVPRASLPPLPAVCCRFADLLASHAFLQLRRARGLLQPSLLALSVSDHGGAAFAQALLQFRPGQPQQVQVSALPLPPALLHCGGSVFAHARAVALGRDIFLVGRGATLRVDALTGAARACAPTLFPRKKFAAAAVGGRIYVAGGSARTAAVEEYDPAADAWRVVADAPRRRYGCAGAGAGGVLYVAGGVAVSGDGARALEARVCAGSVDALHVASGAWARPRALPGGGCVVGACGVGDHLYVVASHAVELSFWRWHGGAGRGSDLRAGGGWVALEAPPMPRGSVGLGMAVRVAMAGIGLGTVTAVMSAAAVRGHNAAVACPFEGMVLAYDIAGGKWSRAPDLPHGFRRAACAGVEC; from the coding sequence ATGAATGCAGCGTCAGCACGGCTGCAGAGGAGCGACCCCGATCCGCTCCGGCGAGCTCCCGaggccgccgccatggccgcggagAGCTGCCACTCCCGCAGCATCTCGTGGTTCGTCAAGTCCTGCATCCCCGCTGACCCCTCCCGTCACATCTCCGTCCCCGTTCCCATGCCCGTCCCAATCACCGCCCCTGCCGGTGCTCCGTCCACTACCACCTTCTGCTGCCCCGCCCAACCACCGCCGCCCATCTCCTCCCTGCCCGACGACCTCATCCTCGAGTGCCTCGTCCGCGTGCCGCGAGCCTCCCTCCCGCCGCTCCCCGCCGTCTGCTGCCGCTTCGCCGACCTCCTCGCGTCCCACGCCTTCCTCCAGCTCCGCCGCGCGCGCGGCCTGCTCCAGCCGTCCCTGCTTGCCCTCTCCGTCTCCGACCACGGCGGCGCCGCCTTCGCCCAGGCCCTGCTCCAGTTCCGCCCAGGCCAGCCGCAGCAGGTCCAGGTCTCCGCGCTGCCGCTCCCGCCGGCCCTGCTGCACTGCGGCGGGTCCGTGTTCGCGCACGCGCGCGCCGTCGCGCTGGGCCGCGACATCTTCCTCGTCGGCCGCGGCGCCACGCTGCGGGTGGACGCGCTCACGGGCGCGGCGCGCGCCTGCGCGCCCACGCTGTTCCCGCGCAAGAAGTTCGCGGCGGCCGCCGTGGGCGGCCGGATCTACGTCGCCGGCGGCTCCGCGCGGACGGCCGCGGTCGAGGAGTACGACCCGGCGGCCGACGCGTGGCGCGTCGTCGCGGACGCGCCGCGTAGGAGGTACGGGTGCGCCGGGGCCGGGGCGGGCGGCGTGCTCTACGTCGCCGGCGGGGTCGCCGTGTCCGGCGACGGCGCGCGGGCGCTCGAGGCGCGCGTGTGCGCCGGGTCCGTCGACGCGCTGCACGTGGCGTCCGGCGCCTGGGCGCGCCCGCGGGCGctccccggcggcggctgcgtggTGGGCGCCTGCGGCGTCGGTGACCATCTCTACGTGGTGGCCAGCCACGCCGTGGAGCTCTCCTTCTGGAGATGGCACGGCGGCGCCGGCCGTGGCAGCGACCTCAGGGCTGGCGGCGGGTGGGTCGCGCTGGAGGCGCCGCCCATGCCGAGGGGATCGGTGGGGCTTGGCATGGCGGTGCGTGTGGCGATGGCTGGCATCGGGCTTGGGACCGTGACAGCCGTGATGAGCGCGGCGGCCGTGAGGGGCCACAACGCGGCGGTGGCCTGCCCGTTCGAGGGGATGGTGCTGGCCTACGACATCGCCGGCGGCAAGTGGAGCCGAGCGCCTGACCTGCCGCACGGGTTCCGGCGGGCCGCCTGCGCCGGCGTCGAATGCTGA